Proteins from a genomic interval of Zingiber officinale cultivar Zhangliang chromosome 1B, Zo_v1.1, whole genome shotgun sequence:
- the LOC121971153 gene encoding protein DETOXIFICATION 16-like isoform X1 — translation MEAPSLDAALISDSEGGGGGARTSGELFLAEVKKQLWLAGPLVAASLLQNILQVISVMFVGHLGELALSGASMATSFAGVTGFSFLLGMSTALDTMCGQAFGAKQYHMLGIHMQRAMLILTLVCIPVSVIWFYTGSILSLFGQDPEIAAEAGAYSRWMIPTLFAYGLIQCHNRFLQTQNIVFPMMLITSVTALLHILVCWILVYKSGLGSRGAALANGISYWTILLLLGLYVRLSPACKRTWLGFSKEALNDFSHFFKLAVPSATMVCLEFWSFELLVLLSGILPNPKLETSVLSISLNTASMVFMIPFGFGAAVSTRVSNELGAGRPRDAKLAVKVVVFLAITEGLLVGSAMILVRNIWGYAYTNVDEVVKYATIMMPILASSNMLDGIQCVLSGVARGCGWQKIGAFINLGAYYVVGIPAAVILAFGLHVGGKGLWIGIICGLTVQVLLLSSVTYFTNWENEANKAKERVFNSSMPKDMQPDV, via the exons ATGGAAGCGCCAAGCCTCGACGCTGCTCTCATCTCCGACagcgaaggaggaggaggaggagctagGACCTCCGGGGAGCTTTTCTTGGCAGAGGTGAAGAAGCAGCTGTGGTTGGCCGGCCCGCTTGTCGCCGCCAGCTTGTTGCAAAACATTCTCCAGGTCATCTCCGTCATGTTCGTCGGCCACCTCGGCGAGCTCGCTCTCTCCGGCGCCTCCATGGCCACATCCTTCGCCGGCGTTACTGGCTTCAGCTTCTTG CTGGGAATGAGTACAGCGTTGGATACTATGTGTGGGCAAGCTTTTGGAGCGAAGCAGTACCATATGCTGGGCATACACATGCAGAGAGCCATGCTTATTCTAACACTAGTTTGCATTCCGGTTTCTGTGATCTGGTTCTACACAGGCTCAATTCTTAGTCTGTTTGGTCAAGATCCAGAAATAGCTGCAGAAGCTGGAGCCTATTCTCGATGGATGATTCCCACCCTTTTCGCGTATGGCCTCATACAGTGTCATAACAGGTTCCTCCAGACACAGAAcattgtgttcccaatgatgctGATCACCAGCGTTACCGCTCTGTTGCACATTCTTGTGTGCTGGATTCTGGTGTACAAATCTGGCCTCGGAAGCAGGGGTGCTGCCTTGGCAAATGGCATCTCTTATTGGACGATTCTGCTGCTCTTGGGATTGTATGTGAGGCTGTCTCCTGCCTGCAAAAGGACTTGGCTTGGTTTCTCCAAGGAGGCTTTGAATGACTTCTCTCACTTCTTCAAATTAGCGGTTCCTTCAGCTACTATGGTATG TTTGGAGTTCTGGTCGTTCGAGTTGCTTGTTCTTCTCTCGGGAATTCTTCCAAATCCAAAGTTAGAAACATCAGTGTTGTCAATAAG CCTTAACACTGCTTCAATGGTATTCATGATCCCTTTTGGCTTTGGAGCTGCAGTGAG CACACGTGTTTCGAATGAACTTGGAGCTGGCCGTCCACGAGATGCAAAGTTAGCGGTAAAGGTTGTGGTATTCCTGGCCATTACAGAAGGCTTGCTAGTAGGCTCAGCCATGATCCTGGTGAGAAATATATGGGGTTATGCTTACACTAATGTGGACGAAGTTGTTAAATACGCAACTATTATGATGCCAATTCTTGCTTCCTCAAACATGCTTGATGGAATCCAATGCGTGCTCTCAG GTGTTGCAAGAGGATGCGGGTGGCAAAAGATTGGTGCTTTTATTAATCTTGGAGCTTATTATGTCGTCGGCATTCCTGCAGCTGTAATATTAGCTTTTGGTCTCCATGTTGGTGGCAAG GGCCTATGGATCGGCATAATCTGTGGTCTCACCGTGCAAGTTTTGCTGCTTTCAAGCGTTACATATTTCACTAACTGGGAGAATGAA GCTAACAAGGCAAAGGAGAGAGTGTTCAATTCCTCCATGCCCAAAGATATGCAGCCTGATGTGTAG
- the LOC121971153 gene encoding protein DETOXIFICATION 16-like isoform X2: MEAPSLDAALISDSEGGGGGARTSGELFLAEVKKQLWLAGPLVAASLLQNILQVISVMFVGHLGELALSGASMATSFAGVTGFSFLLGMSTALDTMCGQAFGAKQYHMLGIHMQRAMLILTLVCIPVSVIWFYTGSILSLFGQDPEIAAEAGAYSRWMIPTLFAYGLIQCHNRFLQTQNIVFPMMLITSVTALLHILVCWILVYKSGLGSRGAALANGISYWTILLLLGLYVRLSPACKRTWLGFSKEALNDFSHFFKLAVPSATMVCLEFWSFELLVLLSGILPNPKLETSVLSISTRVSNELGAGRPRDAKLAVKVVVFLAITEGLLVGSAMILVRNIWGYAYTNVDEVVKYATIMMPILASSNMLDGIQCVLSGVARGCGWQKIGAFINLGAYYVVGIPAAVILAFGLHVGGKGLWIGIICGLTVQVLLLSSVTYFTNWENEANKAKERVFNSSMPKDMQPDV, from the exons ATGGAAGCGCCAAGCCTCGACGCTGCTCTCATCTCCGACagcgaaggaggaggaggaggagctagGACCTCCGGGGAGCTTTTCTTGGCAGAGGTGAAGAAGCAGCTGTGGTTGGCCGGCCCGCTTGTCGCCGCCAGCTTGTTGCAAAACATTCTCCAGGTCATCTCCGTCATGTTCGTCGGCCACCTCGGCGAGCTCGCTCTCTCCGGCGCCTCCATGGCCACATCCTTCGCCGGCGTTACTGGCTTCAGCTTCTTG CTGGGAATGAGTACAGCGTTGGATACTATGTGTGGGCAAGCTTTTGGAGCGAAGCAGTACCATATGCTGGGCATACACATGCAGAGAGCCATGCTTATTCTAACACTAGTTTGCATTCCGGTTTCTGTGATCTGGTTCTACACAGGCTCAATTCTTAGTCTGTTTGGTCAAGATCCAGAAATAGCTGCAGAAGCTGGAGCCTATTCTCGATGGATGATTCCCACCCTTTTCGCGTATGGCCTCATACAGTGTCATAACAGGTTCCTCCAGACACAGAAcattgtgttcccaatgatgctGATCACCAGCGTTACCGCTCTGTTGCACATTCTTGTGTGCTGGATTCTGGTGTACAAATCTGGCCTCGGAAGCAGGGGTGCTGCCTTGGCAAATGGCATCTCTTATTGGACGATTCTGCTGCTCTTGGGATTGTATGTGAGGCTGTCTCCTGCCTGCAAAAGGACTTGGCTTGGTTTCTCCAAGGAGGCTTTGAATGACTTCTCTCACTTCTTCAAATTAGCGGTTCCTTCAGCTACTATGGTATG TTTGGAGTTCTGGTCGTTCGAGTTGCTTGTTCTTCTCTCGGGAATTCTTCCAAATCCAAAGTTAGAAACATCAGTGTTGTCAATAAG CACACGTGTTTCGAATGAACTTGGAGCTGGCCGTCCACGAGATGCAAAGTTAGCGGTAAAGGTTGTGGTATTCCTGGCCATTACAGAAGGCTTGCTAGTAGGCTCAGCCATGATCCTGGTGAGAAATATATGGGGTTATGCTTACACTAATGTGGACGAAGTTGTTAAATACGCAACTATTATGATGCCAATTCTTGCTTCCTCAAACATGCTTGATGGAATCCAATGCGTGCTCTCAG GTGTTGCAAGAGGATGCGGGTGGCAAAAGATTGGTGCTTTTATTAATCTTGGAGCTTATTATGTCGTCGGCATTCCTGCAGCTGTAATATTAGCTTTTGGTCTCCATGTTGGTGGCAAG GGCCTATGGATCGGCATAATCTGTGGTCTCACCGTGCAAGTTTTGCTGCTTTCAAGCGTTACATATTTCACTAACTGGGAGAATGAA GCTAACAAGGCAAAGGAGAGAGTGTTCAATTCCTCCATGCCCAAAGATATGCAGCCTGATGTGTAG
- the LOC121971168 gene encoding beta-glucuronosyltransferase GlcAT14A-like, whose protein sequence is MIPRSLPPAASAALGRRHLGVPASAEKLLLPFVSVCFVSVILVLSAISGLAASSAFFARCPSPADVHRGAAHLPAFAYYIVGGRGDVRRVLRLLLAVYHPRNRYLLHLSADAPESERSDLAARVWLTIPAARAFGNVDVVGKAGAMTPMGSSGLAATLHAASALLRLDDGWDWFVTLNAADYPLITQDDLIYVFSDVPRNLSFMDHTSDLGWKEEQRVQPIIVDAGIYLAKRKNYFQASDNRDTPESFKFFTGSPWVILSRSFVEYCILGWDNLPRTLLLYFTNVILSEESYFHSLICNSADFQNTTVNNDLRYMVWDDPPGIEPHLLNTTDYAEMIKSGVPFARQFRHGDAVLDKIDSTILKRRNNKAVPGAWCSAKKWWMDPCSQWGNADIVKPGPRAKEFARLMQKLLNDWKSESNSCLS, encoded by the exons ATGATCCCGCGGTCACTGCCTCCGGCTGCGTCCGCTGCGCTCGGCCGCCGGCACTTGGGTGTCCCCGCCTCGGCGGAGAAATTGCTGCTCCCGTTCGTCTCCGTGTGCTTCGTGTCCGTTATTCTCGTGCTTTCCGCCATCTCTGGGTTGGCGGCCTCCTCCGCCTTCTTCGCGCGCTGCCCGAGTCCCGCCGACGTCCATCGCGGCGCCGCTCACCTGCCCGCCTTCGCGTACTACATAGTCGGCGGCCGAGGGGATGTTCGGCGGGTCCTGCGGCTTCTCCTTGCCGTCTATCACCCCAGGAACCGGTACCTTCTCCACCTCTCCGCCGATGCGCCTGAGTCGGAGCGGAGCGATCTCGCTGCCAGGGTCTGGCTCACGATCCCGGCCGCCCGGGCGTTCGGGAACGTGGATGTTGTAGGGAAGGCCGGGGCGATGACACCGATGGGCTCCTCCGGGCTCGCCGCCACGCTCCACGCTGCGTCGGCGCTCCTCCGGCTGGACGATGGCTGGGATTGGTTCGTTACGTTGAATGCGGCTGACTATCCGCTCATCACGCAAGATG ATTTGATTTATGTTTTCTCTGATGTTCCAAGGAACCTTAGCTTCATGGATCACACTAGTGATCTTGGATGGAAAGA AGAACAAAGAGTTCAACCAATTATAGTGGATGCAGGGATCTATTTGGCAAAGAGGAAAAATTACTTCCAAGCTTCAGACAATCGAGATACTCCTGAATCTTTCAAGTTCTTCACAG GATCTCCATGGGTTATCCTCAGCAGATCATTTGTAGAGTACTGTATACTGGGTTGGGACAATCTGCCTCGGACGCTTCTCTTGTACTTTACAAATGTGATTCTATCCGAGGAAAGTTATTTCCATTCGCTCATATGCAACTCGGCTGATTTCCAGAATACAACAGTGAACAATGACCTAAGGTATATGGTGTGGGATGATCCTCCAGGAATAGAGCCTCACTTACTCAACACCACAGATTATGCTGAGATGATAAAGAGTGGTGTACCTTTCGCTAGACAGTTCCGCCATGGTGATGCAGTGCTAGATAAAATCGACAGCACAATACTAAAACGTCGGAACAATAAGGCTGTACCTGGGGCTTGGTGTTCTGCAAAGAAGTGGTGGATGGATCCATGCTCTCAATGGGGCAACGCTGACATTGTCAAGCCTGGGCCACGAGCAAAAGAGTTTGCACGTCTGATGCAAAAGCTCTTaaatgattggaagtcagaatctaaCTCTTGCTTGAGTTAA